In Candidatus Binataceae bacterium, the following are encoded in one genomic region:
- a CDS encoding BamA/TamA family outer membrane protein, producing MKRHIAAIGALVLGVMWISSALAFDLTDPQSWPFIPVPEIATDPNGGTTVGILPVFLFTDTKNQIRDIFAPDLNWNQTLGVGGTFRYLSYPSEDTNWYATAGGAQDIARQIDLDYQTGRTHQDLFTFEGRFFFERDPTDRFYGTGNNSSTSNETTYTTQQLYGMASVGLNISDKLQVQLMERPRWVRIQNGAYTSLPQIFQLFPHQKGINGGSEVLTQLMIQYDDRDSVDIPRSGGLYRVYGSVADRALGSSFSYTRFGYEARKYYTVHPRITFAGHVFMEYEPAGNEMPFWAQARLGGDQSILTDQQPLRGFGSGRYIDNNLVVANIEMRNRVYDANLFGTHGTLEIAPFAEAGRVAHQLGYNPVSELHPVGGVGFRGIAEPFVVGFVDVGYGGQGAAIFSGINYPF from the coding sequence ATGAAACGGCATATCGCGGCAATTGGGGCACTCGTGCTGGGAGTGATGTGGATTAGCTCCGCGTTGGCCTTCGATCTGACGGACCCCCAGTCATGGCCGTTCATTCCGGTGCCGGAAATCGCAACCGACCCCAACGGCGGCACCACCGTCGGTATCCTGCCCGTGTTCCTGTTTACCGATACCAAGAACCAGATTCGGGACATCTTTGCCCCCGACCTCAATTGGAACCAGACGCTCGGTGTGGGTGGGACCTTCCGCTACCTTTCCTACCCGAGCGAGGACACCAACTGGTACGCGACCGCAGGCGGTGCGCAGGACATCGCACGGCAAATCGATCTCGACTACCAGACCGGACGCACCCATCAGGACCTGTTCACCTTCGAGGGCCGATTCTTCTTCGAGAGAGACCCTACCGATCGATTCTATGGAACCGGCAATAATTCTTCGACGAGCAATGAAACCACCTACACAACCCAGCAGCTCTATGGGATGGCTTCGGTCGGACTGAATATCAGCGACAAGCTACAAGTCCAGCTGATGGAGCGCCCGCGCTGGGTACGCATTCAAAACGGCGCCTACACTTCGCTTCCGCAGATCTTCCAGCTTTTTCCGCATCAGAAAGGTATCAACGGTGGCAGCGAAGTCCTGACCCAGCTGATGATTCAATACGACGACCGCGACTCGGTTGACATCCCGAGGAGCGGGGGGCTCTATCGGGTGTACGGCTCCGTCGCAGATCGTGCGCTCGGGAGCTCATTCTCCTACACCCGTTTTGGCTACGAGGCCCGCAAGTACTATACCGTACACCCGCGGATCACCTTTGCGGGCCACGTGTTCATGGAGTACGAGCCTGCCGGCAACGAGATGCCCTTCTGGGCACAGGCCAGGCTCGGCGGAGACCAATCCATCCTTACTGATCAGCAGCCGCTGCGTGGTTTCGGCAGCGGCCGCTACATCGACAACAATCTGGTGGTCGCCAACATCGAGATGCGCAACCGGGTTTACGACGCGAACCTGTTCGGCACTCATGGCACGCTGGAAATCGCGCCGTTCGCCGAAGCAGGCCGAGTCGCGCACCAGCTTGGCTACAATCCAGTAAGCGAGCTGCACCCAGTGGGTGGAGTTGGCTTTCGTGGTATCGCGGAGCCTTTTGTAGTGGGCTTCGTGGATGTCGGCTACGGCGGTCAGGGCGCCGCCATCTTCTCCGGCATCAACTACCCGTTCTAG
- a CDS encoding LLM class flavin-dependent oxidoreductase produces MDFGTLIFTKPERAMRDVPYAEERGFSHAWIPDSHMIWGDTYACMALAAINSKHIKLGTGVAIATNRIPPVTVHSVATINQLAPGRTILGFGTGHTGRRVMGLPPVRQEVFREEVRVIHDLLRGEALYRTEGLERKIRYLHREHRFINLDDKIPFYVAANGPKTLAMAGEFGDGVITTGIATPERLATVRKHVEAGAAKAGRSGKDLPIVSLTHVCVLKPGEALDSPRVKAMTGPWVMASLHAIAAGYTRPTSLPPGVDKIYDEYAAHVARMPESERYLHLHVGHCSFVAPEERKFVTAETIGATTIVGQREAVIDQLRALGKAGLSQIFLNPPLDGFKECLDDISRELIGKV; encoded by the coding sequence ATGGATTTTGGAACCCTGATTTTTACCAAGCCTGAGCGCGCGATGCGGGACGTGCCTTACGCGGAGGAGCGTGGGTTTTCGCATGCGTGGATCCCGGATTCCCATATGATCTGGGGCGACACTTACGCGTGCATGGCGCTTGCGGCCATCAATTCCAAGCACATCAAGCTGGGTACTGGCGTCGCGATTGCTACCAATCGCATCCCCCCGGTAACGGTCCACTCCGTCGCAACCATCAATCAGCTCGCGCCGGGGCGCACGATCCTGGGGTTCGGAACTGGGCACACCGGGCGGCGGGTGATGGGGCTGCCGCCGGTGCGGCAGGAGGTGTTCCGCGAAGAGGTACGCGTCATTCATGACTTGCTCCGCGGCGAAGCGCTGTATCGCACTGAAGGGTTGGAACGGAAGATTCGCTATCTCCATCGCGAGCATCGTTTCATCAACCTCGATGACAAGATTCCATTTTACGTGGCGGCAAATGGACCAAAGACACTAGCGATGGCAGGGGAATTCGGTGACGGGGTGATTACTACCGGCATCGCGACTCCGGAGCGGCTCGCCACGGTGCGAAAGCATGTCGAAGCGGGAGCCGCCAAGGCGGGCCGTTCGGGTAAGGACCTGCCAATCGTGTCGCTGACCCACGTGTGCGTGCTCAAGCCCGGCGAGGCGCTGGATTCGCCGCGGGTAAAGGCGATGACCGGTCCGTGGGTGATGGCGTCGTTGCACGCGATCGCCGCAGGTTACACGCGACCGACCTCGCTGCCCCCGGGGGTGGATAAAATCTACGATGAATATGCCGCGCACGTGGCGCGGATGCCGGAGAGCGAACGGTACCTGCACTTGCATGTTGGCCATTGCAGCTTCGTGGCCCCCGAGGAGCGAAAGTTTGTTACGGCGGAAACGATAGGCGCAACTACGATAGTCGGGCAGCGCGAAGCGGTGATCGATCAATTGCGTGCGCTCGGCAAGGCCGGGCTAAGTCAGATCTTCCTTAACCCGCCGCTGGACGGGTTCAAAGAATGCCTCGACGATATCTCGCGTGAGTTGATTGGGAAGGTGTAA
- a CDS encoding thiamine pyrophosphate-binding protein — protein MAKADGGELIARVMRENRVKYCFAINGGHLFPILAQLRNHDIKLIHMRHEQATAYAADAYARVSGEPGVCMVTAGCGLTNAVTGLCVAGLTNSAVVCISGQHPNTEDHLGSFQEAYGSEVVHSFSKFTKRVTDWGTIQFDLRSAFREAISPPQGVALFEVPQNLLYHHDEDGRQRKGARGFTIDDVRCEGDPAKIDRAVELLHAAERPLIAGGDGLFWSQAGAEMKEFVELTGIPIYARRAGQGVVSEEHPLAIRGAFKKPFTGRADVVLAIGFRFWSGEHFGQPPTWTDKAKYIQVDPTPTRIGWQVNADLPVVGDPKLVLRQLINRIKELRLDFSKNRNSEWSKEVTATRQRFDAQIRDQNAKVMASRPIHPARLCEDLIKVMDKNATTIIDSFTLSGWMSRAFTCRFMGQVVDAGPLAPVGHGVGMAIGAQLARPGQQIVNISGDGGLGIGGFDMETAARYKLPIVTVLWNNSSWGPNFDQMPGLKGRTEPFNMLHEIRYDKIFAEMGCHGELVETPEQIIPAAERAFKSGKPALLNVVGDTSVGNATLGGNLLGSTGSN, from the coding sequence ATGGCAAAGGCAGACGGCGGCGAGTTAATCGCACGCGTGATGCGGGAGAATCGGGTCAAATATTGCTTCGCCATAAACGGCGGACATCTCTTTCCTATCCTGGCGCAGCTTCGCAATCACGACATCAAGCTAATCCACATGCGCCACGAGCAAGCAACCGCCTATGCCGCCGACGCATACGCGCGCGTCAGCGGAGAGCCGGGCGTCTGCATGGTAACGGCGGGATGCGGCCTCACCAACGCGGTCACGGGACTGTGCGTGGCAGGGCTCACCAACTCGGCGGTGGTCTGCATTTCCGGGCAACATCCTAACACCGAAGATCACCTGGGCTCGTTCCAAGAAGCCTACGGCTCGGAGGTGGTGCACAGCTTTTCGAAGTTCACCAAGCGGGTAACCGACTGGGGCACCATCCAGTTCGATCTGCGATCCGCGTTCCGCGAGGCGATCTCACCGCCCCAGGGTGTCGCGCTGTTCGAAGTTCCGCAAAACCTCCTGTATCACCACGACGAAGACGGGCGTCAACGCAAGGGCGCGCGCGGATTCACGATCGACGATGTGCGCTGTGAGGGCGACCCGGCCAAGATCGATCGCGCCGTCGAGCTGTTGCACGCGGCCGAGCGCCCGCTGATCGCAGGCGGCGACGGATTGTTCTGGTCGCAGGCGGGCGCCGAAATGAAGGAGTTCGTCGAGCTGACCGGCATCCCGATCTACGCACGCCGAGCGGGCCAGGGTGTCGTGTCGGAAGAGCATCCACTGGCTATTCGCGGCGCGTTCAAGAAACCGTTCACCGGGCGTGCAGACGTGGTGCTCGCGATCGGTTTCCGGTTCTGGAGCGGTGAACATTTCGGGCAGCCGCCCACCTGGACCGACAAGGCGAAATACATCCAAGTTGACCCAACTCCCACCCGGATCGGTTGGCAGGTGAACGCGGACCTGCCGGTGGTCGGCGATCCGAAGCTGGTGCTGCGCCAGCTGATCAATCGGATCAAAGAGCTAAGGCTCGACTTCTCGAAGAATCGCAATTCCGAATGGAGCAAGGAAGTCACCGCGACCAGACAGCGCTTTGACGCGCAGATTCGCGACCAGAACGCCAAGGTCATGGCCTCTCGCCCCATTCATCCGGCGCGGCTTTGTGAAGATTTGATCAAGGTGATGGACAAGAACGCGACCACCATCATCGATAGCTTCACCCTTTCGGGCTGGATGAGCCGCGCCTTCACGTGCCGGTTCATGGGACAGGTGGTCGATGCGGGTCCGCTGGCGCCGGTCGGTCATGGCGTGGGAATGGCGATCGGCGCGCAACTGGCGCGGCCGGGACAGCAGATCGTCAATATCTCGGGTGACGGTGGACTTGGAATCGGCGGCTTCGACATGGAGACTGCCGCTCGCTACAAGTTGCCGATCGTCACGGTGCTGTGGAACAACAGCTCGTGGGGGCCGAACTTCGATCAGATGCCCGGACTAAAGGGTCGCACCGAACCGTTCAACATGCTGCACGAGATCCGCTACGACAAGATTTTCGCCGAGATGGGCTGTCATGGTGAGCTGGTCGAGACGCCGGAACAAATCATTCCCGCGGCGGAGCGAGCGTTCAAGTCGGGCAAGCCGGCGCTGCTCAACGTGGTTGGCGACACTAGCGTCGGCAATGCCACGCTTGGTGGAAATCTGCTTGGATCGACCGGATCGAACTGA